The Paraburkholderia megapolitana genomic sequence TTCGCATCGTCGCTCGATCAGGCCGGTCCGTTCGCGCAGAACGCCGCCGATTGCGCGACGCTGCTCAACGCCATGGCCGGCTTCGACGAACGCGATTCGACGAGCCTCGTGCGCGATGACGAGGACTACACGCGCCATCTGGGCGAGACATGGCAAAGCGGCGGCGACGCTGCGAAGCCGCTCGCCGGGCTGCGCATCGGTCTGCCGAAGGAATACTTCGGCGCGGGCCTCGCCGACGACGTGCGCGCCGCCATCGATACCGCGCTGAAGCAGTACGAAGCACTCGGCGCAACGCTCGTCGACGTCTCGCTGCCGAAAACCGAGCTATCGATCCCCGTGTACTACGTGATCGCCCCCGCGGAGGCGTCGTCCAACCTGTCGCGTTTCGACGGCGTGCGCTACGGCCATCGCGCCGCCGAATATCGCGATCTGCTCGACATGTACAAGAAAACGCGCGCAGAAGGCTTCGGCCCCGAGGTGAAGCGACGCATTCTGGTTGGGGCGTATGTGCTCTCGCATGGCTACTACGATGCGTACTACCTGCAGGCGCAGAAAATCCGCCGCATCATCGCGCAGGATTTCCAGGAAGCGTTCCATCAGTGCGATGTGATCATGGGACCGGTGTCGCCTTCGGTGGCATGGGACCTCGGTGCGAAGGGCGACGATCCGGTGCAGATGTATCTCGCCGATATCTACACGTTGTCAGTGAGCCTGGCCGGTCTGCCCGGCATGAGCGTGCCGTGCGGCTTCGGCGCGGGCGCGAATGCGCAGCGCCCGGTAGGTCTGCAGATCATCGGTAACTACTTTAACGAAGCCAGGATGTTGCAGGTGGCGGACGCGTTCCAGCGCGCCACCGACTGGCATCGCAGGACACCGGCCGGCTCCGCCCGGTGGGAGGCATGACTATGCAATGGGAAGTCGTCATCGGTCTCGAGACGCACACACAGCTCTCGACGGTATCGAAAATTTTCTCCGGCACCGCGACGCAGTTCGGCGCGGCGCCGAACACTCAGGCAAGCCCGATCGATCTCGCGTTGCCGGGCGTGCTGCCGGTGATGAACCGCGGCGCCGTCGAACGCGCGATCACCTTCGGTCTCTCGATCGGCGCGACGATCGCGCCGCGCAGCATCTTCGCGCGCAAGAATTATTTCTACCCCGATCTGCCGAAGGGCTATCAGATCAGCCAGTACGAGATTCCGGTCGTGCAGGGCGGACAGGTCACGATCCAGGTGCCCGGCAAGGACAAGGACGGCAACAGCACCACCTACGAAAAGACCGTCAACCTGACGCGCGCGCATCTTGAAGAAGACGCGGGTAAATCGCTGCACGAAGACTTC encodes the following:
- the gatA gene encoding Asp-tRNA(Asn)/Glu-tRNA(Gln) amidotransferase subunit GatA produces the protein MHEKSLTELRAALDAKECSAVELAQLYLKRIDEARGLNAFLHVDADLTLAQAKAADARLAAGNAGPLTGLPIAHKDVFVTRDWRATAGSKMLEHYTSPFDATVVERLAQVGMVCVGKTNMDEFAMGSSNENSHFGPVQNPWDRKAVPGGSSGGSAAAVAARLAPVATGTDTGGSIRQPASFTGVTGIKPTYGRVSRYGMIAFASSLDQAGPFAQNAADCATLLNAMAGFDERDSTSLVRDDEDYTRHLGETWQSGGDAAKPLAGLRIGLPKEYFGAGLADDVRAAIDTALKQYEALGATLVDVSLPKTELSIPVYYVIAPAEASSNLSRFDGVRYGHRAAEYRDLLDMYKKTRAEGFGPEVKRRILVGAYVLSHGYYDAYYLQAQKIRRIIAQDFQEAFHQCDVIMGPVSPSVAWDLGAKGDDPVQMYLADIYTLSVSLAGLPGMSVPCGFGAGANAQRPVGLQIIGNYFNEARMLQVADAFQRATDWHRRTPAGSARWEA